The Paenibacillus antri genome includes a region encoding these proteins:
- a CDS encoding transposase, which translates to MDQAEQVAYFFRRRWPNGFSCPSCGYGAYYTITTRQLPL; encoded by the coding sequence ATGGATCAAGCGGAACAGGTAGCTTATTTCTTTCGGCGGCGGTGGCCGAACGGGTTTTCCTGCCCGAGCTGCGGATATGGGGCGTATTATACGATCACGACGCGGCAGCTCCCGCT